The following coding sequences are from one Deinococcus aerius window:
- a CDS encoding agmatine deiminase family protein, which translates to MRAVNAAPHLPPTAPSPRERGFTMPPEWAEHAATWMSWPQGDDLWFGHLAGVRDEFAELVRTIARFEPVHLLVRDDESEADARGRLGNVDVTFHRVPLDDVWIRDNGPIFVRDGRGRVSLVNWRFNAWGGKFHWQNDDQVPEYVAQFLGLPHWDRPEILEGGGLEVNGAGVGLTTRSCFLTPTRNPGLTEEGYAALLRETLGIQKLLWLNGGLENDHTDGHIDTITRFTDERTIVTSVAGDEGDANFPTMQKNLADLRGMTDLNGEPFRIVELPLPVNRLEGAEGRLPPTYANFYIGNGFVVVPQYGDPNDARALEVLRPLFPGREVIGLMSRKIIEGGGSFHCMTQQQPAGTLWTGE; encoded by the coding sequence ATGCGCGCCGTGAACGCCGCCCCGCACCTGCCTCCCACCGCCCCGTCGCCCCGTGAGCGGGGCTTTACCATGCCCCCCGAGTGGGCCGAACACGCCGCAACCTGGATGAGCTGGCCGCAAGGCGACGACCTGTGGTTCGGCCACCTGGCGGGCGTGCGGGACGAGTTCGCGGAGCTGGTGCGGACCATCGCGCGCTTCGAGCCCGTCCACCTCCTCGTGCGGGACGATGAGAGCGAGGCGGACGCGCGGGGGCGGCTGGGGAATGTGGACGTGACCTTTCACCGCGTCCCGCTGGACGACGTGTGGATTCGGGACAACGGGCCGATCTTCGTGCGGGACGGGCGGGGCCGGGTCTCCCTGGTGAACTGGCGCTTCAATGCCTGGGGCGGCAAGTTCCACTGGCAGAACGACGACCAGGTGCCCGAGTATGTGGCGCAGTTCCTGGGGCTCCCCCACTGGGACCGCCCCGAGATACTGGAGGGCGGCGGGCTGGAGGTGAACGGCGCGGGTGTGGGCCTGACGACCCGTTCCTGCTTCCTGACGCCGACTCGCAATCCGGGCTTGACGGAGGAAGGCTACGCCGCGCTGTTGCGCGAAACTCTGGGCATACAAAAGCTTCTCTGGCTGAACGGCGGCCTGGAGAACGACCACACCGACGGGCACATCGACACCATCACCCGCTTCACGGACGAGCGGACGATTGTGACGAGCGTGGCGGGGGACGAGGGGGACGCCAACTTCCCGACCATGCAGAAGAATCTGGCCGATCTGCGAGGGATGACGGACCTGAACGGCGAGCCCTTCCGCATCGTGGAGCTGCCGCTGCCGGTCAACCGTCTGGAAGGGGCCGAGGGCCGCCTGCCCCCCACCTACGCGAACTTTTACATCGGCAACGGCTTCGTGGTCGTGCCGCAGTACGGGGACCCGAACGACGCCCGGGCGCTGGAGGTGCTTCGCCCCCTCTTCCCCGGTCGTGAAGTCATCGGCCTGATGAGCCGGAAGATCATCGAGGGCGGCGGCTCCTTCCACTGCATGACCCAGCAGCAACCGGCGGGGACGCTGTGGACGGGGGAGTGA
- a CDS encoding DUF2089 domain-containing protein, with protein MPRPLPLPFPDETEAPLVTELRFPTSGVTVRGVFELNEFATLSPENLDFLRLYIRVRGNLKEVERVLGISYPTVRARFDTLLRAIGYEPELADPQAEVLERLERGEITPDEAARKLRR; from the coding sequence ATGCCCAGACCCCTGCCCCTGCCCTTTCCCGACGAGACCGAGGCCCCGCTCGTCACCGAGCTGCGCTTCCCCACGAGCGGCGTGACCGTGCGCGGCGTCTTCGAGCTCAACGAGTTCGCCACCCTGTCCCCCGAGAACCTGGACTTCCTGCGGCTGTACATCCGCGTGCGCGGCAACCTGAAGGAGGTCGAGCGCGTGCTCGGCATCAGCTACCCCACCGTCCGCGCCCGCTTCGACACGCTGCTGCGCGCCATCGGCTACGAGCCCGAACTCGCCGACCCGCAGGCGGAGGTGCTCGAACGCCTGGAGCGCGGCGAGATCACCCCGGACGAGGCGGCCCGGAAGCTGCGGCGGTAA
- a CDS encoding ribonuclease R family protein, with amino-acid sequence MTAPSPALPELTPAQRTEVELVARGKQEKSRTLRELGQPETPEAAHALLLRLGLWTEARTPYADRLGAALTPVTLPVPAFPEEQDPQEGRLDLTHLPAYAIDDEGNRDPDDAVGIEPLEGGLTRLWVHVADVAALAPAGSPLDEEARSRGATLYLPDQTIGMLPDALVERAGLGLAETSPALSISLDLDEDGNAEAVDVALTRVRVTRLTYTEAQERLEAGEEPFVTLARLARASRTLRESEGALSIDLPEVRVKADAGGASVTPLPKPEMRSVVQECMTLAGWAAAIYADDHSIPLPFATQDAPTRDVRGDTLNAHWARRKTLARTRFQPAPGPHHGMGLDLYAQATSPMRRYLDLVVHQQLRAHLTGADPLSGKEVAARVAQAQMNADATRQAERLSRRHHTLRFIAAQPEREWDAVVVDRRGPQATLLIPDLALDLPVSTPAPAGTALKVRLTEVDLPTLAVRARVV; translated from the coding sequence ATGACTGCCCCCTCGCCCGCCCTCCCCGAACTGACGCCCGCGCAGCGCACGGAGGTGGAACTCGTTGCCCGCGGCAAGCAGGAGAAATCGCGGACCCTGCGGGAACTGGGCCAGCCCGAGACCCCCGAGGCGGCCCACGCCCTGCTGCTGCGGCTGGGCCTGTGGACCGAGGCGAGGACGCCCTACGCCGACCGCCTCGGGGCGGCCCTGACGCCCGTGACGCTGCCCGTGCCCGCCTTTCCAGAGGAGCAGGACCCGCAGGAGGGCCGCCTGGACCTCACCCACCTGCCCGCCTACGCGATTGACGACGAGGGCAACCGCGACCCGGACGACGCGGTAGGGATCGAACCTCTGGAAGGCGGCCTGACCCGATTGTGGGTGCATGTGGCGGACGTGGCCGCCCTCGCCCCGGCGGGAAGCCCGCTCGACGAGGAGGCGCGCTCCCGGGGGGCCACCCTCTACCTCCCCGATCAGACCATCGGGATGCTGCCGGACGCCCTGGTTGAGCGCGCGGGCCTGGGGTTGGCGGAAACCAGCCCGGCCCTCTCCATCTCGCTCGACCTCGACGAGGACGGGAACGCGGAGGCGGTAGACGTGGCGCTGACGCGGGTGCGGGTGACGCGGCTGACGTATACGGAGGCGCAGGAGAGGCTGGAGGCGGGCGAGGAACCCTTCGTCACGCTCGCCCGCCTCGCCCGCGCGAGCCGCACCCTGCGCGAGTCGGAGGGGGCGCTCTCCATCGACCTGCCCGAGGTGCGGGTGAAGGCCGACGCGGGGGGCGCGAGCGTCACCCCCCTCCCCAAGCCGGAGATGCGCTCGGTGGTGCAGGAGTGCATGACGCTGGCGGGGTGGGCGGCGGCGATCTATGCGGACGACCACAGCATTCCCCTGCCCTTCGCCACTCAGGACGCGCCGACACGGGACGTGCGGGGCGACACGCTGAACGCCCACTGGGCGCGGCGCAAGACGCTGGCCCGCACCCGCTTCCAGCCCGCGCCGGGGCCGCACCACGGCATGGGCCTGGACCTGTACGCCCAGGCGACGAGCCCGATGCGGCGCTACCTCGACCTGGTGGTGCATCAGCAACTCCGGGCGCACCTGACAGGTGCGGACCCCCTCTCCGGCAAGGAGGTCGCCGCCCGCGTCGCCCAGGCCCAGATGAACGCCGACGCCACCCGGCAGGCCGAGCGCCTCAGCCGCCGCCACCACACCCTGCGCTTCATCGCCGCGCAGCCGGAACGCGAGTGGGACGCCGTGGTGGTGGACCGGCGCGGCCCGCAGGCGACCCTGCTGATCCCCGACCTCGCCCTCGACCTGCCCGTGAGCACTCCGGCCCCGGCAGGCACGGCCCTGAAGGTCCGGCTGACGGAGGTGGACCTGCCGACCCTCGCCGTGCGGGCCCGGGTGGTGTGA